Proteins from one Mobula birostris isolate sMobBir1 chromosome 10, sMobBir1.hap1, whole genome shotgun sequence genomic window:
- the LOC140203572 gene encoding uncharacterized protein, with amino-acid sequence MVYFDLLSKLEKHKVTRATERPWKCGDCGKGFSYPSELETHRRSHTGERPFTCSVCGKGFTQSSSLHTHQRVHTGERPFTCVQCGKGFNALSNLMTHQRVHTDERPFKCSICEKCFKSTKDLLIHQRTHTGERPFTCAICGKGFTQSSHLLTHQLVHTDERPFKCSDCEKSFKSKKDLLTHVRTHTGERPFICPLCGKRFTCSSHLLTHQHVHTNDRPFKCSDCEKSFKSKKHLRKHQRVHTGERPFACSMCGKRFTRSSHLLRHHRVHTGERPFICNECGKGFTDSSDLLTHQRVHTGERPFTCAVCGKGFTQSSHLTEHQLVHTDERPFKCSICEKRFKSKKDVLTHRRVHTGERPFTCYECGKGFTQSNNLLRHQQLHK; translated from the coding sequence CTTTGATTTATTATCCAAGCTGGAGAAGCACAAGGTTACCCGTGCCACGGAGAGACCATGGAAATGTGGGGATTGTGGGAAAGGTTTCAGTTACCCCTCCGAACTGGAAACTCATCGACGCAGTCACACTGGAGAgcgaccgttcacctgctctgtatgtgggaagggattcactcagtcatccagcctTCATACTCACcagcgtgttcacactggggaaaggcCTTTCACCTGCGTACAGTGCGGGAAGGGGTTTAATGCTTTGTCAAACCTTAtgactcaccagcgagttcacactgacgAGAGACCTTTTAAATGTTCCATCTGTGAGAAGTGCTTTAAAAGCACCAAAGATCTACTGATACACCAACGCACACACAccggggagagaccattcacctgtgcaatctgtgggaaggggttcactcagtcatctcaccttCTGACACATCAACTTGTTCACACTGACGAAAGACCATTTAAGTGTTCTGACTGTGAGAAGAGTTTTAAAAGTAAAAAGGATCTATTGACCCATGTGCGCactcacactggagagaggccgtttatTTGCCCCTTGTGTGGAAAAAGATTCACTTGTTCATCCCATCTCTTAACACATCAGCATGTTCACACAAATGACCGACCTTTTAAATGTTCTGATTGTGAAAAGAGTTTTAAAAGCAAGAAGCATCTCCGTAAACATCAGCGCGTTCACACTGGTGAGAGACCGTTCGCCTGCTCCATGTGCGGGAAGAGGTTCACTCGTTCATCCCACCTTCTGAGACACCATCGGGTTcatactggagagaggccatttatCTGCaatgaatgtgggaagggattcactgattCATCGGACCTTTTGacgcaccagcgagttcataccGGAGAAAGGCCTTTCACCTGCGCCgtttgtgggaaaggattcacacaGTCATCCCATCTTACTGAACACCAACTTGTTCACACTGATGAAAGACCTTTTAAATGTTCcatctgtgagaagagatttAAAAGCAAAAAAGACGTTCTCACACACAGGCGAGTCCACACTGGTGAGAGACCATTTACCTGttatgagtgtgggaagggattcactcagtcaaacAACTTGCTTAGACATCAGCAACTACACAAGTGA